Proteins encoded together in one Helicobacter pylori window:
- the tsaD gene encoding tRNA (adenosine(37)-N6)-threonylcarbamoyltransferase complex transferase subunit TsaD, giving the protein MILSIESSCDDSSLALTRIEDAKLIAHFKISQEKCHSPYGGVVPELASRLHAENLPLLLERIKISLNRDFSKLKAIAITNQPGLSVTLIEGLMMAKALSLSLNLPLILEDHLRGHVYSLFINEKQTCMPLSVLLVSGGHSLILEARDYENIKIVATSLDDSFGESFDKVSKMLDLGYPGGPIVEKLALDYAHPNEPLMFPIPLKNSPNLAFSFSGLKNAVRLEVEKNAHNLNDEVKQKIGYHFQSAAIEHLIQQTKRYFKIKRPKIFGIVGGASQNLALRKAFENLCAEFDCKLVLAPLEFCSDNAAMIGRSSLEAYQKKRFVPLKKANISPRTLLKSFE; this is encoded by the coding sequence ATGATTTTAAGCATTGAAAGTTCTTGCGATGACAGCTCTTTAGCCCTTACAAGAATAGAGGACGCCAAACTCATCGCTCATTTTAAAATCTCTCAAGAAAAGTGCCACAGCCCTTATGGGGGCGTTGTGCCTGAGCTTGCATCGCGCTTGCATGCTGAGAATTTGCCGCTTTTGTTAGAACGCATTAAAATCAGCTTGAATAGGGATTTTTCCAAGCTCAAAGCCATCGCTATCACGAATCAGCCAGGTTTGAGTGTTACCTTAATAGAAGGTTTGATGATGGCAAAAGCCTTGAGTTTGTCTTTGAATTTGCCCTTGATTTTAGAAGATCATCTGAGAGGGCATGTGTATTCGCTCTTTATCAATGAAAAACAAACCTGCATGCCTTTAAGCGTGCTCTTAGTCTCTGGGGGGCATTCTTTGATTTTAGAGGCTAGAGATTATGAGAATATTAAAATCGTTGCCACGAGTTTGGACGATAGCTTTGGGGAGAGTTTTGATAAGGTTTCTAAAATGCTTGATTTGGGCTATCCAGGAGGCCCTATAGTGGAAAAATTAGCCCTTGATTATGCGCACCCAAACGAGCCTTTAATGTTCCCTATCCCTTTAAAAAACAGCCCGAATCTGGCTTTTAGTTTTTCAGGTTTAAAAAATGCGGTGCGTTTGGAGGTTGAAAAAAACGCCCATAATTTGAACGATGAGGTAAAACAAAAGATTGGCTATCATTTTCAAAGCGCGGCTATTGAGCATTTAATCCAGCAGACTAAACGCTATTTTAAAATCAAACGCCCTAAAATTTTTGGCATTGTGGGGGGAGCGAGCCAAAATCTAGCTTTAAGAAAGGCGTTTGAAAACTTGTGTGCTGAGTTTGATTGCAAGCTTGTTTTAGCCCCTTTAGAATTTTGCAGCGACAATGCCGCCATGATAGGGCGATCCAGTCTAGAGGCTTATCAAAAAAAGCGCTTTGTCCCTTTAAAAAAGGCTAACATTTCGCCAAGAACGCTGTTAAAAAGTTTTGAGTGA